The Conexivisphaera calida genome includes a region encoding these proteins:
- a CDS encoding cation diffusion facilitator family transporter, with the protein MEARGQWAEAFSSGLRAASIAGVVYLAFAAAKLILGYLLGSIAVEADGVHTLADSLTALAVYIGLRLARERPTSKFPFGLYKAENLAALVVSVAIGAAAVEIAWESIRPRPLVVGDPLLLIALESASAVVYYGLASYLRRSRGSIFSSLSAEAAHAFQDVLISIVVVVGVLGQVWGYMWIPSAVGLGISIFILYQAYLIGKSSILTLLDAGDVTATSRIEEIVTRVPGVVGVHDIRTRRAGPFLMASMHLETSPAISVRDADAIADRVEEILRAKMPDLLMVTIHEEPGRPSSNLRVAVFEDSSGYVADRAADAEKILIVDPSGATEEIPNPAPGGPMRNVASMLEQKGVSVAIIGEAGHERLMAFRASGIDIYRSPHVPAIDAVERFRNGELRRSDN; encoded by the coding sequence GTGGAGGCGCGTGGTCAGTGGGCCGAGGCCTTCTCGAGCGGCCTAAGGGCAGCATCTATAGCCGGCGTAGTTTACCTGGCATTCGCGGCGGCGAAGCTCATCCTCGGCTATCTGTTGGGCAGCATAGCTGTCGAGGCCGATGGCGTCCACACTCTTGCCGACTCGCTTACGGCGCTCGCGGTGTACATAGGGCTTAGGCTTGCCAGGGAGCGTCCAACCTCCAAGTTCCCATTCGGGCTCTACAAGGCCGAGAACCTCGCGGCGCTGGTGGTCTCAGTGGCAATAGGCGCAGCTGCCGTCGAGATCGCCTGGGAATCGATTAGACCACGTCCGCTGGTTGTCGGCGATCCGCTGTTGCTGATCGCCTTGGAATCCGCCTCGGCCGTGGTGTATTACGGGCTGGCATCCTACCTGAGGAGGTCCAGGGGAAGCATATTCAGCTCGTTGAGCGCGGAGGCCGCGCATGCATTTCAGGACGTTCTAATATCGATCGTAGTCGTGGTCGGCGTCCTGGGGCAGGTCTGGGGCTACATGTGGATACCATCCGCTGTGGGCTTGGGAATATCCATCTTCATACTATACCAGGCATATCTCATAGGCAAATCCTCCATACTGACCCTACTGGACGCCGGGGACGTGACCGCGACTTCCCGCATAGAGGAGATAGTCACAAGAGTACCTGGAGTTGTGGGCGTGCACGACATAAGGACCCGGAGGGCCGGTCCATTCCTGATGGCCTCCATGCACCTCGAGACGTCTCCCGCGATAAGCGTGAGGGACGCCGATGCGATAGCCGACAGGGTGGAGGAGATCCTCCGGGCTAAGATGCCGGATCTCCTCATGGTGACCATACACGAGGAACCGGGCAGGCCGTCGAGTAATCTTAGGGTGGCGGTGTTCGAGGATTCCTCAGGATACGTGGCTGATCGTGCCGCCGACGCCGAGAAAATATTGATAGTTGATCCCAGTGGCGCTACTGAGGAGATACCTAACCCGGCCCCGGGAGGTCCCATGAGGAACGTCGCATCGATGCTCGAGCAGAAGGGCGTCTCGGTGGCGATAATCGGCGAGGCAGGGCATGAGAGGCTGATGGCGTTCAGGGCATCCGGCATTGACATATATCGCTCGCCGCACGTTCCAGCGATTGATGCCGTTGAGCGCTTCAGGAACGGTGAACTGCGCAGATCCGACAATTAG